Proteins encoded together in one Arvicanthis niloticus isolate mArvNil1 chromosome 7, mArvNil1.pat.X, whole genome shotgun sequence window:
- the Slc75a1 gene encoding major facilitator superfamily domain-containing protein 10 yields MGWAGDAGCTPRPPIRPQPASERRVIIVIFLGLLLDLLAFTLLLPLLPGLLESHGREKDPLYGSWQRGVDWFATSIGMPAEKRYNSVLFGGLIGSAFSLLQFFSAPLTGAASDYLGRRPVMMLSLTGLAISYAVWATSRSFAAFLASRVIGGISKGNVNISTAIVADLGSPPTRSQGMAVIGVAFSLAFTLGPMLGAFLSVEMVPWISLLFAVFDMLFIFCFLPETLPQEKRASSVTLGFHTAANLLSPLALLRFAAVAHSQDPPAEDRLRNLRRLGLVYFLYLFLFSGLEYTLSFLAHQRFQFSSLQQGKMFFFIGLTMATIQGTYARRISPGKEAAAVKRAMLLLVPAFLLIGWGHSLPMLGLGLMLYSFAAAVVVPGLSTMVSSYGSPGQKGTIMGILRSLGALGRAVGPMVAASVYWLTGAQVCFTVCSALFLLPFLLLQRLRHPAQTSKEK; encoded by the exons ATGGGATGGGCAGGGGATGCAGGCTGTACGCCTCGTCCGCCTATTCGGCCTCAGCCCGCTTCCGAGCGCCGCGTGATCATCGTGATCTTCCTTGGCCTGCTACTCGACCTTCTGGCGTTCACActgttgctgcctctgctgcctgggCTGCTTGAGAGTCACGGCCGCGAAAAA GACCCTCTCTATGGATCCTGGCAGCGTGGGGTAGACTGGTTTGCCACATCCATCGGGATGCCAGCGGAGAAGAGGTACAACAGCGTCCTGTTCGGAG gtCTCATCGGCTCAGCCTTCTCCCTCCTGCAGTTCTTCTCTGCACCACTCACAGGAGCTGCTTCTGATTACCTGGGGAGGCGCCCAGTTATGATGTTGTCCTTG ACAGGTTTGGCCATCTCCTATGCGGTGTGGGCTACCTCTCGGAGCTTTGCGGCCTTCTTGGCCTCCAGAGTGATAGGAGGCATCAGCAAGGGGAACGTTAACATCTCCACGGCCATTGTCGCTGACCTAGGCTCACCTCCAACCCGCAGCCAAGGCATG GCAGTTATTGGGGTAGCCTTCTCCCTGGCCTTTACTCTGGGTCCTATGCTCGGAGCATTCCTGTCTGTGGAAATGGTGCCCTGGATCAGCCTACTCTTTGCTGTCTTCGACATGTTGTTCATCTTCTGCTTCTTGCCAGAGACACTACCGCAGGAAAAACGG GCATCTTCTGTCACCCTGGGCTTCCACACTGCTGCCAACCTGCTCAGCCCCCTGGCCCTGCTTCGTTTTGCAGCTGTCGCTCACAGTCAGGATCCACCTGCAGAGGACA GACTCAGAAACTTACGCCGTTTGGGCCTCGTCTACTTCCTCTACCTTTTCCTGTTCTCAGGCCTGGAGTACACACTGAGCTTCCTTGCACACCAGCGCTTCCAATTCAGCAG CCTGCAGCAGGGCAAGATGTTTTTCTTCATCGGCCTCACCATGGCCACCATACAGGGCACCTACGCCCGGCGGATCAGCCCTGGCAAGGAAGCTGCAGCTGTAAAACGG GCAATGCTGTTGCTGGTACCAGCCTTCCTCTTAATTGGCTGGGGGCACTCACTACCTATGTTGGGCTTGGGACTGATGCTCTACTCCTTCG CTGCTGCTGTTGTAGTGCCTGGTCTGTCCACCATGGTCTCCAGTTATG GTTCTCCAGGGCAGAAAGGCACAATCATGGGCATACTGCGGAGCCTAGGCGCCCTAGGTAGGGCGGTGGGGCCCATGGTGGCCGCCTCAG TGTACTGGCTGACTGGGGCCCAGGTCTGCTTCACTGTGTGCTCCGCACTCTTTCTGCTCCCCTTCTTACTCCTGCAAAGGCTGAGGCATCCAGCACAGACTTCCAAGGAGAAGTAG